One genomic region from Leptolyngbyaceae cyanobacterium JSC-12 encodes:
- a CDS encoding phosphoketolase (IMG reference gene:2510094053~PFAM: XFP N-terminal domain; D-xylulose 5-phosphate/D-fructose 6-phosphate phosphoketolase; XFP C-terminal domain): MVATPPKPTVDNSTSSFGIARSTIEGAPLSPEELRKIHAFWRAANYLAVGMIYLRDNPLLKEPLKPEHIKQRLLGHWGSSPGISFLYTHLNRVIKKFDQDMLFMVGAGHGAPGFLGPCYLEGSYSRFYTECSENEAGMKRFFKQFSFPGGVGSHCTPETPGSIHEGGELGYSLSHAFGAAFDNPNLIVVSMPGDGESETGPLATSWHSNKFINPIRDGAVLPVLHLNGYKINNPTILSRISHRELKALFEGYGYEPYFVEGSDPESMHQAMAATLDHCVAKIHSIQQEARSSGVATRPIWPMIVLRSPKGWTGPDYVDGRKVEGFWRSHQVPMGGMHSNPDHVRQLEAWMKSYKPEELFDANGTILPEIKETAPTGDKRLGSTPYANGGLLLHELNMPDFRHYGVQVEKPGLIEVENTKPLGVFLRDVMKNNMMNFRVFGPDENTSNKLGAVYEVSKKFWIAEYLPEDEDGGELSPDGRVMEMLSEHTLQGWLEGYLLTGRHGFFSTYESFAHVIDSMFNQHAKWLDICNRIHWREEVPSLNLLITSTVWRQDHNGFTHQDPGFIDVVLNKSPDVVRIYMPPDVNTLLSVADHCLRSKNYINVIVSDKQLHLQYHDMDAAIKNCTKGIDIWEWASTDQGVEPDVVLATAGDIPTQESLAASCLLREHFPDLKIRFINVIDLFKLQPEAEHPHGLSDRDFDSLFTPNKPVIFNFHGYPWLIHRLTYRRTNHNNIHVRGYKEMGNINTPLDLAIQNQIDRFSIAIDVIDRVPKLMVAGAHVKEMLKDEQIACTAYAYEHGIDRPDVVNWKWPY; the protein is encoded by the coding sequence ATGGTAGCAACACCTCCAAAACCAACCGTAGATAACTCCACCAGTTCATTTGGAATTGCACGCTCCACAATTGAAGGAGCACCCCTCAGCCCTGAAGAACTCCGCAAAATTCATGCCTTTTGGCGGGCTGCTAACTATTTAGCTGTTGGCATGATCTATCTCCGCGATAACCCATTACTTAAGGAACCCTTGAAGCCTGAGCATATTAAACAACGACTGCTGGGGCACTGGGGGTCTAGTCCAGGCATCAGCTTTCTCTACACTCACCTGAATCGCGTTATTAAGAAATTTGATCAGGACATGCTGTTTATGGTGGGTGCGGGGCACGGTGCACCTGGTTTCCTGGGACCGTGCTATCTGGAAGGTAGTTATTCTCGTTTCTACACTGAGTGCTCTGAGAACGAAGCGGGAATGAAGCGGTTTTTTAAGCAGTTTTCTTTTCCCGGTGGAGTTGGAAGCCACTGCACTCCTGAAACCCCCGGTTCTATCCATGAAGGTGGTGAGCTAGGATACAGCCTTTCTCACGCCTTTGGTGCCGCTTTTGATAACCCCAATTTAATTGTTGTGTCGATGCCAGGAGATGGCGAATCAGAAACAGGACCACTGGCAACCTCCTGGCATTCCAACAAGTTTATCAACCCTATTCGAGATGGTGCAGTTCTGCCAGTGCTACACCTGAATGGTTACAAGATCAATAACCCAACTATCCTTTCTCGCATTAGCCACCGAGAGCTGAAGGCGTTGTTTGAAGGATATGGCTATGAACCCTATTTTGTAGAGGGATCTGACCCAGAATCAATGCACCAGGCAATGGCTGCAACTCTGGATCATTGCGTTGCTAAGATTCACAGTATTCAACAGGAAGCCCGTTCTAGCGGTGTTGCAACTCGTCCTATCTGGCCGATGATCGTGCTGCGATCGCCCAAAGGATGGACCGGTCCCGATTATGTGGATGGTCGCAAGGTTGAAGGTTTCTGGCGATCTCACCAGGTGCCTATGGGGGGAATGCATAGCAACCCTGACCATGTGAGGCAGTTAGAGGCATGGATGAAGAGCTACAAACCGGAAGAATTGTTTGATGCTAACGGCACCATCCTGCCAGAGATTAAAGAAACAGCACCTACTGGGGATAAGCGACTTGGCTCTACACCTTATGCCAACGGTGGTTTGCTCTTGCACGAGTTAAACATGCCGGATTTCCGTCATTACGGAGTACAAGTTGAAAAACCCGGTTTGATTGAAGTTGAAAACACCAAACCGCTAGGTGTGTTTCTGCGGGATGTCATGAAAAATAACATGATGAACTTTCGGGTCTTTGGTCCTGATGAAAACACATCAAACAAACTGGGTGCCGTTTATGAAGTCAGCAAAAAGTTCTGGATAGCAGAATACCTCCCAGAGGACGAAGACGGTGGCGAACTTTCGCCTGATGGGCGTGTTATGGAGATGTTAAGTGAGCATACGCTGCAAGGTTGGCTGGAAGGTTATTTGTTGACTGGACGACATGGATTCTTTTCCACCTATGAATCATTTGCGCATGTCATTGATTCCATGTTCAATCAACATGCTAAGTGGTTAGATATCTGCAATCGCATTCATTGGCGGGAAGAGGTACCGTCTCTTAACTTGCTGATTACTTCTACTGTGTGGCGACAGGATCACAATGGTTTTACCCATCAAGACCCCGGTTTTATTGATGTGGTCTTGAATAAGAGTCCAGATGTAGTGCGAATCTATATGCCACCAGATGTCAACACTTTGCTATCAGTGGCAGATCATTGTTTGCGCAGCAAGAACTACATCAATGTCATTGTGTCTGACAAACAGTTGCATTTGCAATACCACGATATGGATGCAGCGATTAAGAACTGTACTAAGGGAATTGACATCTGGGAGTGGGCAAGTACTGACCAGGGAGTCGAACCAGATGTGGTGCTGGCAACGGCGGGTGATATTCCAACTCAGGAATCTCTCGCGGCGTCGTGCTTGTTACGGGAGCATTTCCCAGATTTGAAGATTCGTTTTATCAATGTGATTGACCTGTTTAAATTGCAACCCGAAGCAGAGCATCCTCATGGGTTGAGCGATCGCGATTTTGACAGTCTCTTCACTCCCAATAAACCTGTGATCTTCAACTTCCATGGTTATCCCTGGCTGATCCACCGCCTCACCTACCGTCGCACTAACCACAACAACATCCATGTGCGCGGCTATAAAGAGATGGGGAATATCAACACTCCGCTAGATTTGGCAATCCAGAACCAGATCGATCGCTTTAGCATTGCGATCGATGTAATTGACCGGGTTCCTAAACTGATGGTGGCGGGTGCTCATGTTAAAGAAATGCTCAAAGACGAGCAAATTGCCTGTACTGCCTATGCCTACGAGCACGGGATTGATCGTCCCGATGTTGTGAACTGGAAATGGCCTTACTAA